In Thunnus thynnus chromosome 20, fThuThy2.1, whole genome shotgun sequence, a single window of DNA contains:
- the LOC137172148 gene encoding SUN domain-containing protein 1-like isoform X4 codes for MSVCDEDVDLQSWGWTDLSSYWSSVSDGEKEQQTGIMSRRSLRLDDGLLDRSLPHCSASFSVGGSSWRSSRSLKSRRSQQLSVSCSESLLGQTPRKAAGPSLLNSSLHSVASDASLLSSLLDESSIQETTLVNTFWGLDQDVDPKESTVIAEPSSVLANSTLIGCDGRCPKQPVQTHSRVYCRDCESDRKEPAFTSSSSKYTSTSSSSSMGPGRPEPRDPDTSTVYGRDRIRKSRTAGVLVSVRDAGVNVSRRSAACLVWLLTLLYHQLLLQKPQDVTDVLQLWLDSSLMCVRRAAAHCASVLTHTRRVCRGLASKVTEVNTQTENRHAAGFGHCGDMNPKEWKQRERHPDGSLCKTAGEVFRRLSRRWRHMTTSFLLTRFPLRLFLVLLPLLLLFSLCWFGPAGLQSVLPAVNITDWRTAVSDVPALSSIYSIMSSQSQSAGGAVEESREVQTHVGPLYSRTPPAETPTGEEEESAADDDSVRLVLLEQSLTALWVRVEAGGQRAEQRHREVLRMYTDLQQQQLVSVQSGVGEGTEPWLSGLLDQQLSQLRRRLDEERRQREQIRQQDLVQQQSQTSRLDQLELQLQTLAAKTEQVHQRQEAATTVSPSPSTLPAAVSVGVDRQSHDALLAEVARLEAALEDVRRDVEGLSGCRDGCRGLDRIQQTISAQVSSRVRKEVRALIYGNQLTVGGGASGDTAALPESLLQWLSQQYVSGADLQAALASLELSILQNISLQLQQQHRSEEMVSEAVLHAAGAAGAAVTQEEVHMIVKNALRLFSQDRTGMADYALESGGGSVLSTRCSETYETKAALLSLFGVPLWYFSQSPRAVIQPDVHPGNCWAFRGSTGFLVIRLSMKILPTAFSLEHIPKSLAPSGTLHSAPRDFNVYGLDDESQERGKLLGTYTYDEDGEALQTYSVTEENDQTFQIIEVQVLSNWGHQEYTCMYRFRVHGTPQS; via the exons ATGAGCGTCTGTGACGAGGACGTGGATCTGCAGAGCTGGGGCTGGACGGACCT ctccagtTACTGGTCGTCGGTGTCGGACGGGGAGAAGGAGCAGCAGACGGGGATCATGTCCAGACGCAGCCTGCGGTTGGATGACGGGCTGCTGGATCGCAGTCTGCCGCACTGCAGCGCCTCCTTCAGTGTGGGAGGaagcagctggaggagcagcag gtcGTTGAAGTCTCGTCGTTCTCAGCAGCTCTCGGTCTCCTGCTCCGAGTCTCTCCTCGGCCAGACTCCTCGTAAAGCCGCCGGTCCGTcgctcctcaacagcagcctCCACAGCGTGGCCTCGGACGCCTCGCTGCTCTCCTCCCTGCTGGACGAGTCCTCCATCCAGGAGACCACGCTGGTCAACACCTTCTGGG GTCTGGACCAGGATGTTGATCCCAAAG AAAGCACCGTCATCGCCGAGCCGAGCTCCGTCCTGGCGAACAgcactctgattggctgcgACGGCCGCTGTCCCAAACAGCCGGTCCAGACGCACAGCAGAGTTTACTGCAGAGACTGCGAGTCAGACAGGAAGGAGCCCGcgttcacctcctcctcctccaaatacacctccacctcctcctcctcctcgatGGGTCCGGGACGCCCGGAGCCCCGAGACCCGGACACCTCCACAGTCTACGGCCGAGACCGGATCCGCAAGAGCcggacag CAGGTGTTCTGGTGTCCGTGCGGGACGCAGGTGTGAATGTCAGCAGGCGGTCGGCGGCTTGTTTAGTTTGGCTGTTAACTCTGCTTTatcatcagctgctgctgcagaaaccTCAGGATGTGACAG atgtgctgcagctgtggTTGGACTCCTCTCTGATGTGTGTCAGGAGAGCCGCGGCCCACTGCGCCTCCGTGCTGACACACACCCGGCGGGTGTGTCGGGGGCTCGCCTCGAAGGTCACAGAGGTcaacacacagactgaaaacagacacGCAG CTGGTTTCGGTCACTGCGGAGACATGAACCCGAAGGAGTGGAAGCAGAGGGAGCGTCATCCCGACGGATCTCTGT gtaagACGGCGGGGGAAGTGTTCAGGCGGCTCAGCAGACGATGGCGTCACATGACCACCAGCTTCCTCCTGACTCG gttTCCTCTCAGACTCTTCCTGGttctccttcctctgctgctcctgttCA GCCTGTGTTGGTTTGGTCCAGCTGGTCTACAGTCTGTCCTACCAGCTGTCAACATCACAGACTGGAGGACGGCGGTGTCTGACGTCCCCGCGCTGTCCTCCATCTACAGCATCATGTCCTCACAGAGccaatcagcagggggcgctgtggagGAGTCGAGGGAGGTGCAGACCCACGTGGGGCCGCTGTACAGTCGAACTCCACCGGCTGAAACACCCACAGGAGAGGAG GAAGAGTCGGCGGCGGATGATGACTCTGTGCGGCTCGTCCTTCTGGAGCAGAGTCTGACGGCGCTGTGGGTGCGTGTGGAGGCTGGAGGGCAGCGGGCGGAGCAGAGACACAGGGAGGTGCTGCGGATGTACACAgacctccagcagcagcagctcgtcTCTGTTCAGAGCGGCGTCGGCGAGGGCACGGAGCCGTGGCTGAGCGGCCTCCTGGACCAGCAGCTGTCCCAGCTGAGGAGACGCCTGGACGAGGAGAGACGACAGAGGGAACAG aTCCGACAGCAGGATTTGGTGCAGCAGCAGAGCCAAACGTCTCGTCTGGATCAgctggagctgcagctgcagacacTTGCTGCCAAGACAGAG CAGGTGCACCAGAGACAAGAAGCTGCTACAACAGTCTCACCTTCACCTTCAACACTTCCAGCCGCTGTCAG TGTTGGTGTGGACCGTCAGTCCCATGATGCCTTGCTGGCAGAGGTTGCCCGTTTGGAGGCGGCTCTGGAGGACGTGAGGCGGGACGTTGAGGGTCTGTCTGGGTGTCGGGACGGCTGCCGAGGACTCGACAGAATCCAGCAGACG ATTTCAGCGCAAGTTTCCTCTCGGGTCCGCAAGGAGGTTCGGGCTCTGATCTACGGGAACCAGCTGACGGTGGGGGGCGGGGCCTCTGGTGACACCGCCGCCCTCCCGGAGTCGCTCCTCCAGTGGCTGTCGCAGCAGTACGTCAGCGGGGCCGACCTGCAGGCGGCGCTGGCCTCCCTGGAGCTCAGCATCCTGCAGAACAtcagcctgcagctgcagcagcagcatcgcAGCGAGGAGATGGTCAGTGAGGCCGTCCTGCACGCCGCTGGGGCTGCTGGGGCTGCCGTCACACAAGAG GAAGTCCATATGATTGTGAAGAACGCTCTGCGACTGTTTTCTCAGGACCGAACTGGCATGGCGGACTACGCTCTGGAGTCTGGAG GGGGCAGCGTCCTGAGCACTCGCTGCTCGGAGACGTACGAGACGAAGGCCGCTCTGCTCAGTCTGTTCGGTGTtcctctctggtatttctctcagtctcctcGAGCTGTAATCcag CCAGACGTCCATCCAGGAAACTGCTGGGCTTTCAGAGGCTCCACAGGCTTCCTGGTGATCCGCCTCTCCATGAAGATCCTCCCCACCGCCTTCTCCCTGGAACACATCCCCAAAAGCCTGGCACCCAGCGGGACGCTGCACAGCGCCCCCCGAGACTTCAACGTCTAC gGTCTGGATGATGAGAGTCAGGAGAGGGGGAAGCTGCTGGGCACGTACACCTACGACGAGGATGGAGAAGCTCTACAGACCTACTCTGTCACT GAGGAGAATGACCAAACCTTTCAGATCATTGAGGTGCAGGTGTTGTCCAACTGGGGCCACCAAGAGTACACCTGCATGTATCGCTTCAGAGTGCACGGGACGCCGCAGAGTTGA
- the LOC137172148 gene encoding SUN domain-containing protein 1-like isoform X2 has translation MSRRSLRLDDGLLDRSLPHCSASFSVGGSSWRSSRSLKSRRSQQLSVSCSESLLGQTPRKAAGPSLLNSSLHSVASDASLLSSLLDESSIQETTLVNTFWGLDQDVDPKESTVIAEPSSVLANSTLIGCDGRCPKQPVQTHSRVYCRDCESDRKEPAFTSSSSKYTSTSSSSSMGPGRPEPRDPDTSTVYGRDRIRKSRTAGVLVSVRDAGVNVSRRSAACLVWLLTLLYHQLLLQKPQDVTDVLQLWLDSSLMCVRRAAAHCASVLTHTRRVCRGLASKVTEVNTQTENRHAAGFGHCGDMNPKEWKQRERHPDGSLCDDCKEKRRGSETDNVSSSSSSWSSSSVASCLLGLTWSATVFTGKTAGEVFRRLSRRWRHMTTSFLLTRFPLRLFLVLLPLLLLFSLCWFGPAGLQSVLPAVNITDWRTAVSDVPALSSIYSIMSSQSQSAGGAVEESREVQTHVGPLYSRTPPAETPTGEEEESAADDDSVRLVLLEQSLTALWVRVEAGGQRAEQRHREVLRMYTDLQQQQLVSVQSGVGEGTEPWLSGLLDQQLSQLRRRLDEERRQREQIRQQDLVQQQSQTSRLDQLELQLQTLAAKTEQVHQRQEAATTVSPSPSTLPAAVSVGVDRQSHDALLAEVARLEAALEDVRRDVEGLSGCRDGCRGLDRIQQTISAQVSSRVRKEVRALIYGNQLTVGGGASGDTAALPESLLQWLSQQYVSGADLQAALASLELSILQNISLQLQQQHRSEEMVSEAVLHAAGAAGAAVTQEEVHMIVKNALRLFSQDRTGMADYALESGGGSVLSTRCSETYETKAALLSLFGVPLWYFSQSPRAVIQPDVHPGNCWAFRGSTGFLVIRLSMKILPTAFSLEHIPKSLAPSGTLHSAPRDFNVYGLDDESQERGKLLGTYTYDEDGEALQTYSVTEENDQTFQIIEVQVLSNWGHQEYTCMYRFRVHGTPQS, from the exons ATGTCCAGACGCAGCCTGCGGTTGGATGACGGGCTGCTGGATCGCAGTCTGCCGCACTGCAGCGCCTCCTTCAGTGTGGGAGGaagcagctggaggagcagcag gtcGTTGAAGTCTCGTCGTTCTCAGCAGCTCTCGGTCTCCTGCTCCGAGTCTCTCCTCGGCCAGACTCCTCGTAAAGCCGCCGGTCCGTcgctcctcaacagcagcctCCACAGCGTGGCCTCGGACGCCTCGCTGCTCTCCTCCCTGCTGGACGAGTCCTCCATCCAGGAGACCACGCTGGTCAACACCTTCTGGG GTCTGGACCAGGATGTTGATCCCAAAG AAAGCACCGTCATCGCCGAGCCGAGCTCCGTCCTGGCGAACAgcactctgattggctgcgACGGCCGCTGTCCCAAACAGCCGGTCCAGACGCACAGCAGAGTTTACTGCAGAGACTGCGAGTCAGACAGGAAGGAGCCCGcgttcacctcctcctcctccaaatacacctccacctcctcctcctcctcgatGGGTCCGGGACGCCCGGAGCCCCGAGACCCGGACACCTCCACAGTCTACGGCCGAGACCGGATCCGCAAGAGCcggacag CAGGTGTTCTGGTGTCCGTGCGGGACGCAGGTGTGAATGTCAGCAGGCGGTCGGCGGCTTGTTTAGTTTGGCTGTTAACTCTGCTTTatcatcagctgctgctgcagaaaccTCAGGATGTGACAG atgtgctgcagctgtggTTGGACTCCTCTCTGATGTGTGTCAGGAGAGCCGCGGCCCACTGCGCCTCCGTGCTGACACACACCCGGCGGGTGTGTCGGGGGCTCGCCTCGAAGGTCACAGAGGTcaacacacagactgaaaacagacacGCAG CTGGTTTCGGTCACTGCGGAGACATGAACCCGAAGGAGTGGAAGCAGAGGGAGCGTCATCCCGACGGATCTCTGT gtgacgaCTGTAAAGAGAAACGACGAGGCTCAGAGACGGATAACGTCTCCTCATCTTCGTCTTCGtggtcatcatcatcagtggcTTCCTGTTTGTTGGGGCTGACGTGGAGCGCCACTGTTTTTACAG gtaagACGGCGGGGGAAGTGTTCAGGCGGCTCAGCAGACGATGGCGTCACATGACCACCAGCTTCCTCCTGACTCG gttTCCTCTCAGACTCTTCCTGGttctccttcctctgctgctcctgttCA GCCTGTGTTGGTTTGGTCCAGCTGGTCTACAGTCTGTCCTACCAGCTGTCAACATCACAGACTGGAGGACGGCGGTGTCTGACGTCCCCGCGCTGTCCTCCATCTACAGCATCATGTCCTCACAGAGccaatcagcagggggcgctgtggagGAGTCGAGGGAGGTGCAGACCCACGTGGGGCCGCTGTACAGTCGAACTCCACCGGCTGAAACACCCACAGGAGAGGAG GAAGAGTCGGCGGCGGATGATGACTCTGTGCGGCTCGTCCTTCTGGAGCAGAGTCTGACGGCGCTGTGGGTGCGTGTGGAGGCTGGAGGGCAGCGGGCGGAGCAGAGACACAGGGAGGTGCTGCGGATGTACACAgacctccagcagcagcagctcgtcTCTGTTCAGAGCGGCGTCGGCGAGGGCACGGAGCCGTGGCTGAGCGGCCTCCTGGACCAGCAGCTGTCCCAGCTGAGGAGACGCCTGGACGAGGAGAGACGACAGAGGGAACAG aTCCGACAGCAGGATTTGGTGCAGCAGCAGAGCCAAACGTCTCGTCTGGATCAgctggagctgcagctgcagacacTTGCTGCCAAGACAGAG CAGGTGCACCAGAGACAAGAAGCTGCTACAACAGTCTCACCTTCACCTTCAACACTTCCAGCCGCTGTCAG TGTTGGTGTGGACCGTCAGTCCCATGATGCCTTGCTGGCAGAGGTTGCCCGTTTGGAGGCGGCTCTGGAGGACGTGAGGCGGGACGTTGAGGGTCTGTCTGGGTGTCGGGACGGCTGCCGAGGACTCGACAGAATCCAGCAGACG ATTTCAGCGCAAGTTTCCTCTCGGGTCCGCAAGGAGGTTCGGGCTCTGATCTACGGGAACCAGCTGACGGTGGGGGGCGGGGCCTCTGGTGACACCGCCGCCCTCCCGGAGTCGCTCCTCCAGTGGCTGTCGCAGCAGTACGTCAGCGGGGCCGACCTGCAGGCGGCGCTGGCCTCCCTGGAGCTCAGCATCCTGCAGAACAtcagcctgcagctgcagcagcagcatcgcAGCGAGGAGATGGTCAGTGAGGCCGTCCTGCACGCCGCTGGGGCTGCTGGGGCTGCCGTCACACAAGAG GAAGTCCATATGATTGTGAAGAACGCTCTGCGACTGTTTTCTCAGGACCGAACTGGCATGGCGGACTACGCTCTGGAGTCTGGAG GGGGCAGCGTCCTGAGCACTCGCTGCTCGGAGACGTACGAGACGAAGGCCGCTCTGCTCAGTCTGTTCGGTGTtcctctctggtatttctctcagtctcctcGAGCTGTAATCcag CCAGACGTCCATCCAGGAAACTGCTGGGCTTTCAGAGGCTCCACAGGCTTCCTGGTGATCCGCCTCTCCATGAAGATCCTCCCCACCGCCTTCTCCCTGGAACACATCCCCAAAAGCCTGGCACCCAGCGGGACGCTGCACAGCGCCCCCCGAGACTTCAACGTCTAC gGTCTGGATGATGAGAGTCAGGAGAGGGGGAAGCTGCTGGGCACGTACACCTACGACGAGGATGGAGAAGCTCTACAGACCTACTCTGTCACT GAGGAGAATGACCAAACCTTTCAGATCATTGAGGTGCAGGTGTTGTCCAACTGGGGCCACCAAGAGTACACCTGCATGTATCGCTTCAGAGTGCACGGGACGCCGCAGAGTTGA
- the LOC137172148 gene encoding SUN domain-containing protein 1-like isoform X1 has product MSVCDEDVDLQSWGWTDLSSYWSSVSDGEKEQQTGIMSRRSLRLDDGLLDRSLPHCSASFSVGGSSWRSSRSLKSRRSQQLSVSCSESLLGQTPRKAAGPSLLNSSLHSVASDASLLSSLLDESSIQETTLVNTFWGLDQDVDPKESTVIAEPSSVLANSTLIGCDGRCPKQPVQTHSRVYCRDCESDRKEPAFTSSSSKYTSTSSSSSMGPGRPEPRDPDTSTVYGRDRIRKSRTAGVLVSVRDAGVNVSRRSAACLVWLLTLLYHQLLLQKPQDVTDVLQLWLDSSLMCVRRAAAHCASVLTHTRRVCRGLASKVTEVNTQTENRHAAGFGHCGDMNPKEWKQRERHPDGSLCDDCKEKRRGSETDNVSSSSSSWSSSSVASCLLGLTWSATVFTGKTAGEVFRRLSRRWRHMTTSFLLTRFPLRLFLVLLPLLLLFSLCWFGPAGLQSVLPAVNITDWRTAVSDVPALSSIYSIMSSQSQSAGGAVEESREVQTHVGPLYSRTPPAETPTGEEEESAADDDSVRLVLLEQSLTALWVRVEAGGQRAEQRHREVLRMYTDLQQQQLVSVQSGVGEGTEPWLSGLLDQQLSQLRRRLDEERRQREQIRQQDLVQQQSQTSRLDQLELQLQTLAAKTEVHQRQEAATTVSPSPSTLPAAVSVGVDRQSHDALLAEVARLEAALEDVRRDVEGLSGCRDGCRGLDRIQQTISAQVSSRVRKEVRALIYGNQLTVGGGASGDTAALPESLLQWLSQQYVSGADLQAALASLELSILQNISLQLQQQHRSEEMVSEAVLHAAGAAGAAVTQEEVHMIVKNALRLFSQDRTGMADYALESGGGSVLSTRCSETYETKAALLSLFGVPLWYFSQSPRAVIQPDVHPGNCWAFRGSTGFLVIRLSMKILPTAFSLEHIPKSLAPSGTLHSAPRDFNVYGLDDESQERGKLLGTYTYDEDGEALQTYSVTEENDQTFQIIEVQVLSNWGHQEYTCMYRFRVHGTPQS; this is encoded by the exons ATGAGCGTCTGTGACGAGGACGTGGATCTGCAGAGCTGGGGCTGGACGGACCT ctccagtTACTGGTCGTCGGTGTCGGACGGGGAGAAGGAGCAGCAGACGGGGATCATGTCCAGACGCAGCCTGCGGTTGGATGACGGGCTGCTGGATCGCAGTCTGCCGCACTGCAGCGCCTCCTTCAGTGTGGGAGGaagcagctggaggagcagcag gtcGTTGAAGTCTCGTCGTTCTCAGCAGCTCTCGGTCTCCTGCTCCGAGTCTCTCCTCGGCCAGACTCCTCGTAAAGCCGCCGGTCCGTcgctcctcaacagcagcctCCACAGCGTGGCCTCGGACGCCTCGCTGCTCTCCTCCCTGCTGGACGAGTCCTCCATCCAGGAGACCACGCTGGTCAACACCTTCTGGG GTCTGGACCAGGATGTTGATCCCAAAG AAAGCACCGTCATCGCCGAGCCGAGCTCCGTCCTGGCGAACAgcactctgattggctgcgACGGCCGCTGTCCCAAACAGCCGGTCCAGACGCACAGCAGAGTTTACTGCAGAGACTGCGAGTCAGACAGGAAGGAGCCCGcgttcacctcctcctcctccaaatacacctccacctcctcctcctcctcgatGGGTCCGGGACGCCCGGAGCCCCGAGACCCGGACACCTCCACAGTCTACGGCCGAGACCGGATCCGCAAGAGCcggacag CAGGTGTTCTGGTGTCCGTGCGGGACGCAGGTGTGAATGTCAGCAGGCGGTCGGCGGCTTGTTTAGTTTGGCTGTTAACTCTGCTTTatcatcagctgctgctgcagaaaccTCAGGATGTGACAG atgtgctgcagctgtggTTGGACTCCTCTCTGATGTGTGTCAGGAGAGCCGCGGCCCACTGCGCCTCCGTGCTGACACACACCCGGCGGGTGTGTCGGGGGCTCGCCTCGAAGGTCACAGAGGTcaacacacagactgaaaacagacacGCAG CTGGTTTCGGTCACTGCGGAGACATGAACCCGAAGGAGTGGAAGCAGAGGGAGCGTCATCCCGACGGATCTCTGT gtgacgaCTGTAAAGAGAAACGACGAGGCTCAGAGACGGATAACGTCTCCTCATCTTCGTCTTCGtggtcatcatcatcagtggcTTCCTGTTTGTTGGGGCTGACGTGGAGCGCCACTGTTTTTACAG gtaagACGGCGGGGGAAGTGTTCAGGCGGCTCAGCAGACGATGGCGTCACATGACCACCAGCTTCCTCCTGACTCG gttTCCTCTCAGACTCTTCCTGGttctccttcctctgctgctcctgttCA GCCTGTGTTGGTTTGGTCCAGCTGGTCTACAGTCTGTCCTACCAGCTGTCAACATCACAGACTGGAGGACGGCGGTGTCTGACGTCCCCGCGCTGTCCTCCATCTACAGCATCATGTCCTCACAGAGccaatcagcagggggcgctgtggagGAGTCGAGGGAGGTGCAGACCCACGTGGGGCCGCTGTACAGTCGAACTCCACCGGCTGAAACACCCACAGGAGAGGAG GAAGAGTCGGCGGCGGATGATGACTCTGTGCGGCTCGTCCTTCTGGAGCAGAGTCTGACGGCGCTGTGGGTGCGTGTGGAGGCTGGAGGGCAGCGGGCGGAGCAGAGACACAGGGAGGTGCTGCGGATGTACACAgacctccagcagcagcagctcgtcTCTGTTCAGAGCGGCGTCGGCGAGGGCACGGAGCCGTGGCTGAGCGGCCTCCTGGACCAGCAGCTGTCCCAGCTGAGGAGACGCCTGGACGAGGAGAGACGACAGAGGGAACAG aTCCGACAGCAGGATTTGGTGCAGCAGCAGAGCCAAACGTCTCGTCTGGATCAgctggagctgcagctgcagacacTTGCTGCCAAGACAGAG GTGCACCAGAGACAAGAAGCTGCTACAACAGTCTCACCTTCACCTTCAACACTTCCAGCCGCTGTCAG TGTTGGTGTGGACCGTCAGTCCCATGATGCCTTGCTGGCAGAGGTTGCCCGTTTGGAGGCGGCTCTGGAGGACGTGAGGCGGGACGTTGAGGGTCTGTCTGGGTGTCGGGACGGCTGCCGAGGACTCGACAGAATCCAGCAGACG ATTTCAGCGCAAGTTTCCTCTCGGGTCCGCAAGGAGGTTCGGGCTCTGATCTACGGGAACCAGCTGACGGTGGGGGGCGGGGCCTCTGGTGACACCGCCGCCCTCCCGGAGTCGCTCCTCCAGTGGCTGTCGCAGCAGTACGTCAGCGGGGCCGACCTGCAGGCGGCGCTGGCCTCCCTGGAGCTCAGCATCCTGCAGAACAtcagcctgcagctgcagcagcagcatcgcAGCGAGGAGATGGTCAGTGAGGCCGTCCTGCACGCCGCTGGGGCTGCTGGGGCTGCCGTCACACAAGAG GAAGTCCATATGATTGTGAAGAACGCTCTGCGACTGTTTTCTCAGGACCGAACTGGCATGGCGGACTACGCTCTGGAGTCTGGAG GGGGCAGCGTCCTGAGCACTCGCTGCTCGGAGACGTACGAGACGAAGGCCGCTCTGCTCAGTCTGTTCGGTGTtcctctctggtatttctctcagtctcctcGAGCTGTAATCcag CCAGACGTCCATCCAGGAAACTGCTGGGCTTTCAGAGGCTCCACAGGCTTCCTGGTGATCCGCCTCTCCATGAAGATCCTCCCCACCGCCTTCTCCCTGGAACACATCCCCAAAAGCCTGGCACCCAGCGGGACGCTGCACAGCGCCCCCCGAGACTTCAACGTCTAC gGTCTGGATGATGAGAGTCAGGAGAGGGGGAAGCTGCTGGGCACGTACACCTACGACGAGGATGGAGAAGCTCTACAGACCTACTCTGTCACT GAGGAGAATGACCAAACCTTTCAGATCATTGAGGTGCAGGTGTTGTCCAACTGGGGCCACCAAGAGTACACCTGCATGTATCGCTTCAGAGTGCACGGGACGCCGCAGAGTTGA